The nucleotide sequence GCGAACTGTTCGAGCAGCGTGGACCTCACCGACTCGAAGATCGCATTCCAGTCGAGACCCTCCACCGTGTTGTAGACCCAGCGCGCGCTGACCGAGGTGGCCATCACCCGGTCGTCGGTCTCGACCAGCGCGGTGTAGGGCACCTGCGGGAACCCGTGGAACTCGCTGCCCGTGGTCTTGAGCACCACCAGTCCGGTGACGCCGGCGAAGACCGTCTCGGCGTCACCGTCCTTGCGCACCAGCGCATTCCGGACCGCACCGGATCCCTTGACGAACGAATGGTCGTGCGGGCCGCCGGCGGTGTCGATGCGATCCCAGGCGTACTGCTCGATCTCCATCCGGGCCCCCGTGACGTAGGGGTAGGTGCCGACGTAGTTCCGGGCCAACCGCAGTCCGTACTCCTCGATGCTGCTGATCCCACCGGTGCGGGCGAGCGCGTACGCGGTGTTCTTCTGCGTGTCGGTGGCGATCACCTTGTCGTTGGCACCCGTCAGGTGGGTGTCGGAGAAGTCGCCGATCAGCTGACTGGTGACGTTGATGTCGGTGATCACGTGGACCGACGTCGACCGTTCGACGTGGACCAGCCGGACTTCGGCCTTCCCGTAGCGGTTGGCACCGAGGACGATCGCCATGACTCAACTCCCGAGGTAGGTGGTGTAGGAGAAGGTGCTGGCCAGCACCGGGATGTGGAAGTGCGGGCGGCCGTCCGGCAGCCGGACGTCGACGGTGATCCGCGGGTAGAACACCTGGCCGTGGACCGAGGCGAAATAGTTCGCGGTGTCGAAGATCAGTCGGTACTCCCCCGGCTCCAGGTTGGTCGGGTTGAGCGCCCCGACCCGTCCGTCGTCGTCGGTGACACCATGGCCGGCCCGGGCGCCGCTCCCGTCGGAGGCGATCCGCTCCAGCACGACCGGGACACCGCCGGCCGGTCGGCCGACGCCCGTGTCGAGCAGGTGGGTACTGATCCGCTCGATGCTCACGGTCGGCTCACGACACCACGGCCTTGGCCAGGCGCAGTGCACTGATCTTCCGGAGCTCTTGGATCACGATCGGCTTCTCGACCGCCGGCTCGTTGCGGAGGCGGAGGTCGAGGGCGGCCAGGATCTGCTCCCCGGAGAGTCCGGCGGCGCAGATCAGGAAGAGGTGCCCGAAGCGCTGCTCGTAGGCCACGTTTCCGGCGGCCAGCGCCTGCGCCTGGGTCACCTCGACCCCGCTCTGCTCGGCACCGGACCAGGCCGACTCGGTCCCGGTGCCGGCCACCGCAGCCCGGCGCTCCCCGATGCGCGGGTGACGGTCCAGCGCGCCGGCCACCTGCTCCCAGGTGATGACGGCGGCCGCGGCGGACCCGGCTCTGCGCAGGGACGCAAGATCGGCGAACGGCCGGCCGGCCGACACCTGGGCGACCCACAGGGCGATGTCCATGCAGGCGCCGAGGATCTCGGCGGCGACCGCTGCGTCTGCGTTGAACTCGGCTAGGGTCGGGCCCTGGCCGGGGGCACGGTGCCGGCCCGCTGCAGAGGCACCACCGACCATCGGACCACGCCCCTTCGCCGGGTGGCTGTGCGGATCGGCGAACGCGACCGCATGACGTCCACGATGATGCCCGGCCATGTCAGGTGTCCATCCCATCGGGTCGGTGCGACCCGACGGCGGCTGGTGGCTCGGTTCTTCGCTCGGACTCGGTGAACAGACCGTGGCCGGCCGGCATCGCCGCGATCGAGGTGTCCAGGTGATCCAGATGAACGCTCGCGACGGCCAGCAGCGCCTCCGCGTCACGCGCCAGGAAGTGGTCCAGCATCGCCCGGTGCTCCGCGTGCAGCAGGCGTCGGTGGTCGTCTTCGATCCGGGCCATCGGTTGGAACGGTTCGGTCACGTTCCAGGCCGACTCCAGCATGCCCAGCAGTGGGCGCATGCGCGACGGCGTCACCAGGGCGAGATGGAACCGCCGACTCTGGACGTGGTAACCGCGGTAGTCGTTGTCGCGCATGGCCTTGTCGAGAGCCGTCAGGGCGTCCATCGCGGCCTCGTCGTCCAGGCGCGTGGCCTGGCCGACGGCACAGGACAGCGCGGCTTTCTCCAGCACCCCCCGGACGGTGTACAGGCCCTGGAACTCCTCGACGGTGAGCTGGGCGACCAGGTAGCCGGCGTGCGGACGATGGTCGACCAGACCCTCACCGATCAGCGTGCGCAGTGACTCCCGCACCGGGATGCGACTCACCCCGAACGTCTCGGCCACCTGGTCCACCGGGATCGGGGTACCCGGTGGCACGCCGCCTTCGAGGATCACCCGCCGCAGCTCGGCCAGGATGGCCGCCTGGGAATGCGTGTCGGCATCGCAGTGCAATCGGCCGATCAGCGGCGAAGTTCGCCTCGTTGCCGGCACCGCCGCTCCCTCCGATGAACGTGGGGCCAGCCCACCTCCCACCGGCACTGCGGTGGGCCTTCACCTCTGACCAGCCGGACGGTATCGACCCTATGTTGCCCGGTGATGACGACCAGGATTCACCCGGAAGACTCTGTCGTGGCTCTACTCGGCGGAATCGCGTCAGAGGACCGCGAATTCGCTCAGCAGCCCGACGTACTTCTTGGCCGGAGGCGGAGCAAACTCGGACCAGGCGCTGGTCCGCAGGCCCATCGCGACGAGCGATTCGACCATCTTGGTGGCCGCGGCAACGCCGTCGACCACCGGTACCCCGAGGGTGGCGCTGATCTCCGCCGTCAGGTCGGCCATTCCGGCGCACCCGAGCACGATGACGTCGGACCGGTCCTCCAGCAGGGCCAGCCGACACTCCTGCGTGATCAACTCCCGGGCCCGCGAACCGGGCTGCTCCAGTTCCAGGACGGGGATCTCGCAGGCCCGGACGTTCCGGCAGGTCCTGGACATCCCGTAGCGGCCGGCCAGATCCCACGCCCGGCCGGTGGTCCGGCCCAGGGTCGTGACGACGCTGAACCCCCGGCCGAGGAACGGCGCGGCGTGCATCGCCGCTTCGGCGATCCCGACCACCGGGCCGACGGCCAGCTCGCGGGCCGCGTCGAGGCCAGGGTCCCCGAAACAGGCGATCACGTATCCGTCGGCGCCCTCCCGTTCCCCGCGCTCGATCTCCTCGAGCAACCCTGGAACGGAAAGTGCTTCGTCGTAATGACTTTCGATGGACGCCGGTCCCATCGATGGGCTCACCGCGGAGATCTCGGTGCCTACCGCGGCGACGGCCCGTGCGCACTCCCCGATGCGCTGCGTCATCGAGATCGTGGTGTTGGGATTGATGATCTTGACCAGCACGGTGGTGCCTCCAGAACGGGTCGCATGGATCAACTTCCCCGATTTGGGACAGGAGTGACAGAAGTTGCCACTTTCGCCCATGCCAGCGAACTTGATCCATGCGAAAGGGGGTCAGACGGCGGCGGGGAGGTCGTCGACGGAAACCGAGTTCTTGTAGACGGCGGTACCGAGGTAGT is from Nakamurella sp. PAMC28650 and encodes:
- a CDS encoding aspartate/glutamate racemase family protein yields the protein MLVKIINPNTTISMTQRIGECARAVAAVGTEISAVSPSMGPASIESHYDEALSVPGLLEEIERGEREGADGYVIACFGDPGLDAARELAVGPVVGIAEAAMHAAPFLGRGFSVVTTLGRTTGRAWDLAGRYGMSRTCRNVRACEIPVLELEQPGSRARELITQECRLALLEDRSDVIVLGCAGMADLTAEISATLGVPVVDGVAAATKMVESLVAMGLRTSAWSEFAPPPAKKYVGLLSEFAVL
- the pucL gene encoding factor-independent urate hydroxylase; the protein is MAIVLGANRYGKAEVRLVHVERSTSVHVITDINVTSQLIGDFSDTHLTGANDKVIATDTQKNTAYALARTGGISSIEEYGLRLARNYVGTYPYVTGARMEIEQYAWDRIDTAGGPHDHSFVKGSGAVRNALVRKDGDAETVFAGVTGLVVLKTTGSEFHGFPQVPYTALVETDDRVMATSVSARWVYNTVEGLDWNAIFESVRSTLLEQFAVVHSLSLQQTLFTMARTVLETHPEIAEIRLSMPNIHHFVVDLTKWDLDNPNQVFHAADRPYGLIEASVVRDDAPVPAGTWDGVAGFV
- the uraH gene encoding hydroxyisourate hydrolase, with the translated sequence MSIERISTHLLDTGVGRPAGGVPVVLERIASDGSGARAGHGVTDDDGRVGALNPTNLEPGEYRLIFDTANYFASVHGQVFYPRITVDVRLPDGRPHFHIPVLASTFSYTTYLGS
- the uraD gene encoding 2-oxo-4-hydroxy-4-carboxy-5-ureidoimidazoline decarboxylase; this encodes MAGHHRGRHAVAFADPHSHPAKGRGPMVGGASAAGRHRAPGQGPTLAEFNADAAVAAEILGACMDIALWVAQVSAGRPFADLASLRRAGSAAAAVITWEQVAGALDRHPRIGERRAAVAGTGTESAWSGAEQSGVEVTQAQALAAGNVAYEQRFGHLFLICAAGLSGEQILAALDLRLRNEPAVEKPIVIQELRKISALRLAKAVVS
- a CDS encoding GntR family transcriptional regulator — protein: MPATRRTSPLIGRLHCDADTHSQAAILAELRRVILEGGVPPGTPIPVDQVAETFGVSRIPVRESLRTLIGEGLVDHRPHAGYLVAQLTVEEFQGLYTVRGVLEKAALSCAVGQATRLDDEAAMDALTALDKAMRDNDYRGYHVQSRRFHLALVTPSRMRPLLGMLESAWNVTEPFQPMARIEDDHRRLLHAEHRAMLDHFLARDAEALLAVASVHLDHLDTSIAAMPAGHGLFTESERRTEPPAAVGSHRPDGMDT